In the genome of Palaemon carinicauda isolate YSFRI2023 chromosome 13, ASM3689809v2, whole genome shotgun sequence, one region contains:
- the LOC137651821 gene encoding uncharacterized protein DDB_G0284671-like has protein sequence MNVSNQPGRTAGMNVSNQPGRTTGMNVSNQPGRTTGMNVSNQPGRTTGMNVSNQPSRTTDMNVSNQPGRTTGMNVSNQPGRTTGMNVSNQPGRTTDMNVSNQHGRTTGMNVSNQPGRTMGMNVSNQPGRTTGMNVSNQPGRTTGMNVSNQPGRTTGMNVSNQPGRTTGMNVSNQPGRTTGMNVSNQPGRTTGMNVSNRPLEPLFP, from the coding sequence ATGAACGTTTCCAATCAGCCCGGCAGAACGGCGGGCATGAACGTTTCCAATCAGCCCGGCAGAACGACGGGCATGAACGTTTCCAATCAGCCCGGCAGAACGACGGGCATGAACGTTTCCAATCAGCCCGGCAGAACGACGGGCATGAACGTTTCCAATCAGCCCAGCAGAACGACGGACATGAACGTTTCCAATCAGCCCGGCAGAACGACGGGCATGAACGTTTCCAATCAGCCCGGCAGAACGACAGGCATGAACGTTTCCAATCAGCCCGGCAGAACGACGGACATGAACGTTTCCAATCAGCACGGCAGAACGACGGGCATGAACGTTTCCAATCAGCCCGGCAGAACGATGGGCATGAACGTTTCCAATCAGCCCGGCAGAACGACAGGCATGAACGTTTCCAATCAGCCCGGCAGAACGACAGGCATGAACGTTTCCAATCAGCCCGGCAGAACGACAGGCATGAACGTTTCCAATCAGCCCGGCAGAACGACAGGCATGAACGTTTCCAATCAGCCCGGCAGAACGACAGGCATGAACGTTTCCAATCAGCCCGGCAGAACGACAGgcatgaacgtttccaataggccattagAGCCCCTATTCCCCTAA